In the Desulfitobacterium hafniense DCB-2 genome, GGACTTCTGTACCCAGGCCGCGGACTGGATGGAGCGGGAAAAAGGGAGAATCCTGGGCGCTTGCGAAGCGTTCACCAGGAATTTAACCGAGCAGATTACCCAGGGATACGGGCTGAGCATTCTTGCCGAGCTCAAAAAAACTCTGGGAGTGGATCTCTTTCTTTTGGATAAGCATTTTAAGGTTCTGTCCTGGGAAGGAGGAGGGCGCTTCCCCTTTCATCCTGTTTCCTTTGTGACGCCGAAGCTCTCCCATTTCAAATCCATGGATTTACTGCTGGAGACTCCCTTGGGCATAGGAAAATGGAATGACGCCCAGTATAAGGAGCTTCCTTTAAGCTGGTATCCTCTGGCAGGCCATCAGGGGGTGCTTGGATACATCGGTTTGGGAATAGAGCAGGGGGAGCTGAATCCGGTGGGGAGACTCTTCCTCTATAAAGCAGCGGTCCTGCTTTACTTTGAACTGGCAAAAGCCCAATCCGTAGAGGACACGGAGCGCCAGCATTATCGGGATTTCCTTTTTGATCTTCTGTATAATAACTTCGACTCTCTGGAAGTGGTGCAATCACGGGGCAAGCTTTGGGGAATGGATCTGACCAAACCCCACCTGGTGGTGGTTGGAGAGATCCCCGGCTATGACCCGGACTCCATGGACCAGTTAGCTTTTCAGGAACTTCTGGATACTGTGTCCACGGCCTTGCGCAGTCAGCCCCGGACCATCTTCCTGGAACGCAATGATCAGATTGTCCTTCTTTATCCCCTGGAAGGGATGATACCCCTCAGTCAATGGGAAGCTACAGCCAAAAAACTGCTCAGTCCTCTCTTAATCTTACTGGAAGGCCTGGAAGAGGAGCGGTCCATGATGTTTGGAGTGGGCAATCTTTATCCTTCCGCCCGCTTTATCCACCGCAGCTTTCAGGAAGCTAAGTCCGCCCTGGAGCTGGGGCAATTGTTCAACCTTCAGGAACGGGTGATCCTGTTTCAGGATTTGGGAGTGATGCGGCTTTTGCTCAATCTTGAGCAGCAGGAGCTGGAGGATTTTCGCAATGAGGTCTTGGGCCCTTTGCTTAAATTCGATCAGGAGAATAATCTGCACCTGGAAGAGACCCTGCTGGCTTATCTGGCTTCGGACGGGGATTTGAATCTGGCGGGAGACCGGTTGTTTCTCCATCCCAATACCCTGCGCTATCGCTTGAAAAAGGCTGCCGAGGTCCTGGATCGGGATCTGAACAGCCTGGAAACCCGGATGAATTTGTTTATCGCCTTAAAAATCGGCCGGCTGAAGTCCCTCTGGCAGGAATGATGACAAATCCTTGGAACCCTTGCACCTCATGGAGTGCAAGGGTTTTGTTTTTTATTACAAAGGAAGCGGAAGATTTTCATGAAGTTTTATAATGCCGAACAAGTAAAGTAAAGTTAGAAAAAAGAAAAAATTCACGACGTCACCAAAACTAAAGGAGGGATGCTTATGGCAGAGCTCGTGTGCTCACCTGAAGGAGATGCGCAAACACTTCATCTTCAAGCCCGCATCGCCACACTGATGGCTCTAAGCGGGGTTTTCTCTGCAGGTGGGGAGAATCTCCAGCGAACTCTGACAACGTTGTCTGAAGCCTATGCTCAGTGGCTGGAGGAAAAGGAAGGGGTATTGGCTGAGGAAGAAGAGATTCTCAATCAACTGCTCCAGGCCCAAAAGGGAAAAGAGAAAAAAACTCTGGGGTATGAATTCAACCGGCTGTTTGTGGGGCCTCAATCTCCAACCGTTCCCCCTTATGAGTCCGTCTATCGCCATGGGGAACGCCTGGTCATGCAAAAATCCACCTTGGACGTTCGCCGCTGGTATCGCTCGGAAGGGTTATCCTTGGCAGGGGCAAGCAAAGAGCCTGACGATTACATTGCTACGGAACTGGAGTTTGCCGCCTACCTTCTCGCCAAGGCCTTGGCAGGGTTTCAGAAAAACCAACCCGGAGAAGCCGAACTCTATCTAAAAAACTACAATGCTTTTTACCAGGAACATCTGAGAATTTGGCTCCCTCGCTTTGTGACAGGCCTTTTCACCCAGGCCAGAGAACCCCTCTTTCATGTCCTGGGCGAGATGATCCTAAAAACGGTGAGAGCTGTTCCATCTTAAAAATTACCCCACCCATGGAGTTGCACAAAAAAGGAGGTCTACTATGAAAATCACACGTCGCCAATTTATTGGCGGAACCGCTGCAGTCACCGCCGGGGCCGGGTTGTTCGGCTTTAACATGCTGGCTGAATCGAATTTTGCCAGGGCTGCCGGGGCTGAAGCCGGAGTTAAGACATTCCGCAATGTCTGTCCCCGCAACTGTTATGACACCTGTGCCCAGATCTCGTATGTAGAAGACGGGGTGCTCAAAAAAGTGGAGGGAGACCCCAAGAGCACCTATACCAACGGCAAGCTCTGTCTCAAAGGCTATAACTATACCCGCCGGGTTTACAGCCCGGACCGGATTAAATACCCCATGAAGCAAACTCCCCGGGGTTCAGGGAACTGGGAGCGGATCAGCTGGGATGAAGCCATGAACACCATTGCCGGAAAGATTCTCGATCTGAAAAAGCGTTACGGCTCCACCTTGCCCATCTGTATGAATAAGTACTCCGGCAACTTTGGCATTACCCACTACGGTATTGAAGGAACCATGTCCAGCATCGGCTATACCACCAGAGCCATCGGAACCCCCTGCTGGCCGGCGGGCATCGATTCCCAAACCTATGATTTTGGGACCATCGTCAACAACGATCCTGAGGATTTTGTCAATGCCAATTACATCATTCTTTGGGGCTCCAACTGCGCCTGGACGGGAGTGCACAGCCTGCCCTTCATCACCAAAGCTCAGGAGAGAGGGGCCAAAGTAGTGGCTATTGATCCCGTTCTGACCTCCACAGCCTCCAAGGCGGATCTCTATATTCAGATCAATACCAGTACCGACGGGGCTCTGGCTCTCGGCATGGCCCGCTATATACTGGATCATGATCTGGTGGATTGGGATTATGTCCAGGCCAACAGCATCGGCTTTGCAGAATGGGCGGACTATGTAAAGAAAAACATCACCCTGGATTGGGCCGCGGAAAAAACCGGCATTCCCAAAGAAATCATCATCCAGCTTGCCCATGAATACGCCACTGCCAAACCGGCTTCCATCTGGGTGGGCTACGGTATGCAGCGCCACACCAACGGCGGGCAGAATGTCCGCATCATCGACGCCTTAGGCTTGATGACCGGCAATATCGGCAAGTCCGGCGGCGGCATCAACTATGCCCATCTGGAGACCTGGGGTTTTAACTACCATGCCATGGTCATGCCTGCCCCGGAAGGCTCGGTGGGGATGGCAGGACCTGACGGCACTCATACGGACCGCTCTGTCAATATGAACAATTTTGCCGCCGATGTTCAGGCTCTGACGGATCCGCCGGTCAAAATGCTCTGGATTGCCGCCCGGAATCCGGTGTCCCAGGATCCCGATACCCATGATATCATCAAAATGTTCAATTCCATGGAACTTGTGGTTACCGTAGACTCTTTCTTCAATAAGACGGTGGAGCAGTCGGATATCGTCCTCCCCGCCACCACTCATTTTGAGGACTGGGATGTCATGGCCAGCTACTGGCATCACTGGGTCGGAGTCAATCAGCGGGCCATCGACCCCATGTACGAGTCCAAGAGCGATGTGGAGATCGCCATGGCCTTGTCCAAGGCCATGAATGCCCTGGAACCCGGCTCCTGCACCTACCCCACCGAGGGTGATCCCGAGGAATGGACAGCTAGGGAGTTCAATGACGGAGTCTATAACATGCTGGGAATCACCGATTATAAGGAATTATTGGCTGGACCCCGCAAAGCTAAATTCTCACCGGCAGCCTGGGCCGATGGTAAATTCCGTACTCCATCCGGGAAATTTGAAGTCCACAGTGAGCGCGCCGCTCAAAATGGTCTGCCTGCCATCCCCATCTGGGTGGAGGAAATGAAGGCTCCTGCCCAATATCCCATTCGCTTTATGACCCCCCATCCCCAACACGGTATCCACTCTCAATTCCAGAACCTGGACTGGATGATGGCTGCCAATCCGGAGCCCCTTCTGGAGATTCATCCCGAGCTGGCTGCCCGGCACGGGATCGCCGAAGGGGATCAGGTCCGGGTCTACAATGACTTAGGTGAAGTCACGATTAAGGCTCATCTGACCAGAACCACCTCCCCGGATGTGATCGTCAGCTATGAGGCCTGGTATAAGGATTCTCCCTTCAATGTGAACTATACCGTCAAGGCCATTCCCGCGGATATGGGCAAGCTGGCCACCGGAATGGACGGTATTGCCTTCCATGATAACTTTGTGGCCATTGAAAAGGCGTAAGGAGGGGATGAAGCATGAGTAAGCAATTAGGTTTCCTGCATAATTCAGAAAAATGTATCGGCTGCAGAGGCTGTGAAATGGCCTGCAAGAATGAATACCAAAGCGATGCCTCGGTCCGTTGGCGTCAGGTCTATCAGCTGCGGGAAAAAGATTTTTCCCTGCCCACCCGGATGTTTATCTCCGTGGCCTGCAACCATTGCCAAAACCCGGAATGCCTGAGGGTTTGTCCGGTTAAAGCCTACACCAAACGGGAGGACGGCATTGTCATCCATGACCAGGAGCGCTGTATCGGCTGCAAGCTCTGTACCATGGCTTGCCCTTATGACCGCCCCCAATTCAATACCGTTGTCAAAAAAGTAGAGAAATGCAATCTTTGTTATGAGCGCCTGGATCAGGGGCAGCAGCCGGCCTGTGTGGCGGCCTGTGTTCCCGAAGCCTTACAATTGGTGGAGATGACGGATGAACTGGATTTGAAGACCGGAGTTCTGACCACCCTGCCGGGAATGCCTGATCCGGCAGTCACCCATCCGTCCATACGGTTTATCGGCCCGAAACAAGGGAAGCAAATAAGGAGGGATGTATAATGGGACATTGGGAATGGCCATTAGTGCTCTTTACCGTTCTTGGTCAAACATCCGTGGGAATCATTTTCTGTCTCTGGCTGCTGGAAAGGAAACGGGGTAAACAGGCTGTACAGGCCGGCCCCGAGTATCAAAAATTTATGCAAAGCTCCGTCCTGGTCTCAGGAGTGCTCCTGGCCGTGGCGATGATCGCCTCCCTTTTCCACTTAGGGCATCCTTTGGCCGCTTACCGGGCCTTAACCCATCTGGGCACCTCCTGGTTAAGCCGGGAAATTCTTCTCTTCGTCTTTACCTTTGGGGCCTGGGCCTATCTGGCCCTTCTCTCCAGAAGACCCGGAGGCAAGCTCACAGGAGTTTTAGCTCTCACTTCGGCCTTAGGCTTCCTGGGGATCATCAGCAGCGCCTTGATTTACACCCTGCCCCGGGTTCCCGCCTGGAACAACTTAGGACCGGTGATTTTCTTCCTGATGACTGGCATGATCTTAGGCACCCTCGTCACCGCCGTCTTAGGCCGCAAGGCATTGGCCGGGGGAGAGATGAAGCAGATGCTGGGCATCGCCTTAGGCAGTGTCATGGGTAGTGCTATCCTCTATCTGCTCTACTTCTCCGGCTTGGAAGTTACCCCGGAGGGAGCCGCTACAGCTCAGGCCCTTTTAAGCAGCCCCGTCTTCTGGCTGAGGGCGGCGGTAGGCTGGATTCTCCCCATCCTTCTTATCCTCAATACCATCAGCAAGCAGGATAATCCCCAATCCCAGCTCATTGTTCTGGCTCTCACCTGCGGTGTCGTGGGCGAGCTCCTGGGCAGAGGACTCTTCTATGTCAGTGCGGTAGGAATGCAGATCACGGCCTTGATGTAATTCTCTTAAATTTAAACACCCTGGGCTCTTCACTCTTGAGGTGAGGGTCCAGGGTATCTTAACTTTGAACTATGATCAAAACCTGGTAATCTTCGACACAAGATCTTTAATTGGGTGCTTTGACACTAAATTGCTATTGGGCTATATTTATGGTGTAAGGAGGGATTCAATATGACTTTAGCACAAAAAATTGAGCAGGAAAAAACTCTTCTTTAGCGAAGATAAGGGTAATTCATGAACAGCGATGATTGCAGGGGGGATTCCGGCATGGATACTTTACATCATCATATCTGTCCCCGAAACTGTTATGACACGTGCAGCATAATCAGCACCACCCGCCATGGCCGGTTGGCCTCCATCGAGGGCAATCCTGCCCACTCCTATACCCGGGGCAAGCTTTGCCCCAAAGTTATGGATGAGATTCATAAAGTATACAGCCCGCAGCGGATCCGCTACCCCCTGCGCCAGCGCAAACGCTTTTCGGGGCAATGGGAGCGGATCACCTGGGATGAAGCTCTGGAAACCATCAGCCGGAAGATTCTTGACCTTAAAGATAAGTATGGAACCACCCTGCCCCTTGCTCACAATAAATACTCCGGCAACTTCGGGATCCTTCATAATGCCCTGGAGGCTTTTCTGACAGGTCTTGGTCCCACCACCCGGGCCGTGGGCTCTCCCTGCTGGTCGGCAGGGGTGGAGGCTCAAGTCTTCGATTTCGGGGCCTTCTTTTGCTCCGATCCTCTGGATATGGAGAAGGCTAAGCTCATCTGGATCTGGGGAGCCAATCCCGCCTGGAATGCCGCTCACCAGATGCCCATTATCTTTCGGGCTATGGACCAAGGGGCCAAAGTCATTTGTCTGGATACCCATTTTTCAGCTACGGCTGCCCGGGTTCATCAATTTGTGCGGGTGAATCCGGGTACGGATGGGCTCTTAGCCTTAGGCCTGGCGAAAATTATCGTCGATCATCAGCTTACAGATCCGGAGCTGCCCGACTATTCACTGGGGTATAATGAATTTATAGATTATCTGAAGGCGGAGATTGATCTCCGGAAATGCTCGGCAGTGACGGGGGTTTCCCTGGAGACCATGAAGGAACTGGCCCTGGAGTATGGGGCGGTGAAACCGGCCTGCATCTGGGCGGGCTTTGGACTGCAGCGCTATACCAACGGGGGACAGAATCTGAGAGCCATCGACGCCTTAGGAGCCCTGACCGGGAATATCGGCCGGCCCGGCGGAGGAGTTCAGTACGGGCATTTTGAAACCTGGCGTTTTGCCGGGCCCTTAGCCCATTCCCAATGCGGCCATGCTCAGGACCGGGAGTTGGATATCAATCAATTTCCCCAGCTGGCCTTAGCAGCCGATCCTCCTGTGAAAATGCTCTGGATCGCCAGCCGCAACCCCTTCCAGCAGGATGGCAATCATGCCGGCTGGCAAAAACTCAGTGAAACCTTGGAGCTTATCGTGGTTAGTGACCTCTTTCACACCCGTTCCTCCGCCGCGGCCGACCTCTTTCTTCCTGTGACCACCCATTATGAACATTGGGACCTTCATGCCAGCTACTGGCATTACTATATTGGGATCAATGAACCGGCCGTTGAGCCGGTGGGGGAAGCCCGCTCCGATCTGCAGATTGCCTGGGATTTGTCGAAACGCCTTAATCAAAGCTCACCGGGCAGCTCGGCTTTTCCCACAGAAGGGTCGGAAAAGGAGTGGGTCCTCGGCGCCATCGGACCGGAGATGCTGGCCATACTGGGAATTGACTCGGCTGAGGAGCTGCTTAAGGGTCCCAGGCGGGTAAACTATCCCGGGACCGCCTGGCAGGGACGGCAATTCCAAACTCCCTCAGGCAAGTATGAATTTTATGCGGAGAAAGCTCAGGAATGGGGCCTCCCACCTTTGCCTGTTTACCGGCCGCCACGTCAAGCACCCCCGGAAACTCCTCTGCGCCTGCTGACCCCCCATCATTTATCCGGGCTGAATTCCCAGGTCTATCTCTATTCCGAAGAGAGCGACTCCTTATTGAAAGCCCGGCTCCATCCTAAAACCGCTGAAGGCTATGGCTTGAACAGAGGAGACAAGGCCATCCTATGGAACCGGGGCGGGAGTTTCCCGGTCATCATCGAGCAGGATCTGGGCATAGGAGAGGGAGTTATCGTGATTTATCAGGAGAACCGGCCCAATCTAAAATCCCCCCACCTGAATCTGCTCAACCTTGGCGAATTGACCGATATGGGGAAATATGCCACAGGAGCTTATGGATTAGCCTTGAATGAGACCTTTGTCGGAATCAGAAAAACCACCTCATGAGGAGGGAAAACATGGCCAAACAATTGGGTTTCTTTTTGGATGTGAACCGATGTCTGGGGTGCGGAGCGTGCATCAAAGCCTGCGCCAACCATAACCGCCTGCCTCCTTCCCTGACCTGGCGGAAATTGCGGCAGGTGGAAGATGTGGATTATGACCGGGGTCAGATTTCCCGCTTTTTTCTCTCCACAGCCTGCAATCACTGCGCCAATCCTGAATGCCTGCGGGTCTGTCCCTACGGAGCCTATGCCAAGCGGCGGGACGGTATCGTCCTTCATTTTCCGGACAAATGCGGTTCCTGCAAATCCTGTGTGGCCTCCTGCCCTTTCGGCGCTCCCCAAATCAATCCCCAGACCGGCAAAGCCGGCAAGTGTCAGCTTTGCCATGAGCGGCTGGATAAAGGGAATGCACCCTATTGCGTGCAGGCCTGTGTCACCGGAGCCTTGCAACTCAGAGAAATTCAGGGCAATCCGACGGACAGGATTCTGCGCCTGACGGCTCCTTTGCCGACGTTGCGTTTAACAAAACCCTCCACTTTTTATTACCCGCCCAGAGGAACAAAAATTCTTTAACATAATGGAATAACCCCAGGAATCAGAGGCCAAAACAAAAGCCCAGTCTTTGTAGAAAATTACAAAGAACCGGGCTTTTTTTTGTAGATATTTACAAAAGGCTTTGCTTGGGGTTGATGAACACAGACTTCTTTAATTATCTTATTCATATTGTAACAAAATGTACAAGGTGTTGTCAAGGATGCAAATTTACGGTATATATTCAAGGAATTTGCAGGACAGCATGATGTGAAAGATTTCCTCCTCCTGCAGATTCCGGCTGCTGCAGTCAATACCGACAAGATTGTTGATGCTGTTCAGCCGGTAGGTCAGGGTATTCCGATGGAGGTGCATCTTTTCCGCGGCCAGGGATTTACTTTGTCCGAACTGAAAATAAGTGAGCAGGGTTTTAACCAGCTCCGTGTTATTTTTTAGATCGTAATGATGGAGCAGCTCAACCTTGGTATGGATAAATTGGTTCTTGCCATTCTCAACGAAGATGAACCGGCTGAGGTGCCGGAAGACATGATCATCAAAGAAATGAAGGGCCAGAGTAGGATCCTGAGCCAGACCATATTTGATAGCCAGACTGCATTCATCATAATGTCTTTTCAGGTTTTTGAAATCATAGAAGACCGAACTGACCCCGATGGTTAAGAAAAACTTCCTGACGAAAGAGGCCAGCCTGGCCCGCAAATCTTCCCGGTCAAAGGGAAAATCAGCATGACGCAGGATCATGACCACCCCGTCTTTGTAATTCAGAATGATAGCGGCAGGGAAAACTCTGGACAGCTCCTGGACAATAATATTCAATAAAGTATCATCCCTCTGCATCTTATTCTGCATTAAATTTAAGCAAAGAAATTCATCAAACACCTTCCACCCTTTAGCTTGGAGGGAATTGATGATAATGCTTTCTTTGACATAGATGTGATTCAGCAGCTGATAAACAAAGCCGTTGGCATTGGAGGAGAGAATCTGGAGATCCGGAATAGTTTTAATAGCCTGTTCAAGAATACTGCGGAAATGGGCCACAAGGGTTATCTGCCCCAAGGAAAAAGGTTGATTGACTTCAAGCAGATGCAGAGCCCCGCAGCGTTTTCCCGATTGAAACAGATTGGCGATAAGATAAGTGTAATCATGCATAGGAAATTTAACGATAAAAGGCTGCTCAGAAGGTTTCTTTTCTGCTATTTTAAGAAGCTCACTGTATAAAGGATGTTCATAGGAAAGATAACCCTCATTCAGCAGTTCCCGCCAAAGGGTATCGGTACAGCTTGCCGGGATGTCGCCAGCGGCCAGGATCAGTGTATTGAGGGGGCCGAGCAACATCATGGGATTATGAATCTCTTCCAGGGCAATGGCGAAGAGGTGTTTCGTGGGTTTCTTGGCTATCAGTGCTGAGAGCAGGGCATTGTTCCAATCATCATATTTCTTTTGAATTCTGAAGATATGGCCGGCAATCTCGACAGGTGTCAGGGAATCATCGAAACAAATGATATTGCACCGGTTGCGTTGGGCAAAATCAAGATCAAAAGCACCGGTGACGATCAGATTCACATCCTGCAATTTTCCTTCCCAGGCGGCCAAGGCAGTTGTGGTGGCTAAATACAATGTGTCCTTTAAAAAGCCGTCGGATGTTTTGTCAAAACCTGCCATGGAGCGGATGGTGAGGTCAATGGAATCATGGAGATAAGATTTGGGGTTCAGCTCTCTTAGTTCGTCCAAAAGAATATGCATATTGATATTCAATTTACTCCCCCTCCCGCCAGGTCGGCTGAACGATTTACAGCACATTGCTCAAAAAGACCGGATAGAGTCATTATATATCTTTTTTAAAGAAGATTCCAAATAGATAAGCATCTTTCTCCATCAGAAGTAAGAGTTAAAGAAATTGGAACTGTCTGACTTGTCCAAAAATATCAAAAAACTATAAAAAATACTGTCAGTTATGAACAATGACGCATTCGGTGAAAAATGCTATTCTGAACTGGAAGATAGGATAACACATTCAGGTATGACGACAGGATTTGAGGTTATGCAGTTGATAGAACAAGCAAAAATCAGGGAAGCAGTACTCATGATTTTAGAAGCAATCGGAGAAGACCCTGAGCGGGAAGGGCTTAAAGATACGCCCGACCGGGTAGCCAGGATGTATGCTGAGATTTTTAGCGGGTTGGCAGAAGATGCGGGAGTTTATTTGGAATGTGTATTTACAGAAGAACATGAAGAAATGATCGTGGTAAAGGATATTCCTTTTTATTCGACGTGTGAACATCACCTGGTTCCTTTTATCGGCAAGGCTCACGTCGCTTATATTCCTGCCGGCGGCAAAGTCACCGGACTCAGTAAACTGGCCAGAGTGGTGGAAAGTATCGCCAGGCGTCCACAGCTTCAGGAGCGCTTAACCCGGGAAATTGCCGATGTCATTATGAAAAAGTTAAATCCCCAGGGAGTGGCCGTGGTTGTAGAAGCTGAGCATTTATGCATGAGTATGCGGGGCATCAAAAAACCAGGCTCCAAAACCGTGACTTCCGCAGTGCGGGGCCTGTTCAGGAAAAGTGCCAAAACCAGAGCGGAATTCTTATCCTTGATTAAAACCTAGGGAAGGCTTGCATGATCTTGCACAGGAAGGAGCAAAAAGGATGGCTAATCTGTATCTGAGTCCCAAAGAAATAACAGAAGAATATGTAGCAATCGGCCAAAAGAAAGCAAGCACTCCGGCCTACAAACTGTTTATACTGGGAATACTGGCCGGCGCCTTGATCGCTTTTGCCTCAGAAGGCTCAAATGTTGCCATTCACACCTTGGATTCCGTTGGTTTAGGCAAGCTGCTGGCCGGGATCATCTTCGGGACAGGTCTTATGATGGTGGTTATTACCGGTGCAGAGCTGTTCACAGGCAATACCCTGATCGTCATTTCCTGTATTGAAAAGAAAGTCCGCTGGTTCGATATGCTGAGAAATTGGGTCATCGTCTATCTGGGCAATTTTATAGGCGCCCTGACCATCGTTATGTTTATTATCTATTCCGGCCAATTGGACTTTTCCGGAGGACTTCTCGGCGGCTTCACCATCAAAACCGCCGTCTACAAGACCGGGTTAACCTTCAACCAGGCTCTCTTAATGGGGATTATGTGCAATTGGCTGGTTTGTCTGGCGGTCTGGATGGCAGCTGCGGCCAAAGATATCGCGGGAAAGGTGCTGGCCATATTTTTCCCGATTATGCTCTTTATCACCTCCGGCTTTGAGCACAGCATCGCCAATATGTACTATATTCCCGCAGGAATCATAGCCAAAATGAATCCCGTCTGGGTAGAGCAGGCCGAGGCTTTGGGTGTCAC is a window encoding:
- the folE gene encoding GTP cyclohydrolase I FolE, which encodes MQLIEQAKIREAVLMILEAIGEDPEREGLKDTPDRVARMYAEIFSGLAEDAGVYLECVFTEEHEEMIVVKDIPFYSTCEHHLVPFIGKAHVAYIPAGGKVTGLSKLARVVESIARRPQLQERLTREIADVIMKKLNPQGVAVVVEAEHLCMSMRGIKKPGSKTVTSAVRGLFRKSAKTRAEFLSLIKT
- a CDS encoding formate/nitrite transporter family protein, with amino-acid sequence MANLYLSPKEITEEYVAIGQKKASTPAYKLFILGILAGALIAFASEGSNVAIHTLDSVGLGKLLAGIIFGTGLMMVVITGAELFTGNTLIVISCIEKKVRWFDMLRNWVIVYLGNFIGALTIVMFIIYSGQLDFSGGLLGGFTIKTAVYKTGLTFNQALLMGIMCNWLVCLAVWMAAAAKDIAGKVLAIFFPIMLFITSGFEHSIANMYYIPAGIIAKMNPVWVEQAEALGVTAAKLAHLNWESFIVNNLIPVTLGNIIGGSLFVGVFYWLGTLYKGRPAAAEKTDRLMPGKLDNAWAKSK